The following proteins come from a genomic window of Miscanthus floridulus cultivar M001 chromosome 2, ASM1932011v1, whole genome shotgun sequence:
- the LOC136539624 gene encoding mitochondrial import inner membrane translocase subunit TIM17-2-like: MTSSPDLDRQPCPDRILEDVGNAFGMGTVGGSLFHFVKGLRNSPNGHRLAGGATAVRMNAPRIGGNFAVWGALFSTFDCATVYARKKEDPWNSIVAGAATGGLLQLRRGILATGRGAMVGGAILALIEGAGIMLNRCMANTAPPPEDLMMQQQYPAGQDPAAQYVRPGFLGVPPAAPIVVEEVPVVPDSGRAGWFGGLFGRKQQDKVASGDRRCDELELDLPSTAVPSFD; this comes from the coding sequence ATGACGAGCTCGCCGGATTTGGATCGGCAGCCGTGCCCGGACCGCATCCTCGAGGACGTCGGCAACGCCTTCGGGATGGGAACCGTGGGCGGCTCCCTCTTCCACTTCGTCAAGGGCCTGCGCAACTCCCCCAACGGCCACCGCCTCGCGGGCGGCGCCACGGCCGTCCGCATGAACGCGCCGCGCATCGGGGGCAACTTCGCCGTCTGGGGCGCTCTCTTCTCCACCTTCGACTGCGCCACGGTCTACGCGCGCAAGAAGGAGGACCCCTGGAACTCCATCGTCGCCGGCGCCGCCACCGGGGGCCTCCTCCAGCTGCGCAGGGGCATCCTAGCCACCGGAAGGGGCGCCATGGTCGGGGGCGCGATCCTCGCGCTCATCGAGGGCGCCGGGATCATGCTCAACCGCTGCATGGCTAATACCGCGCCTCCGCCGGAGGACCTGATGATGCAGCAGCAGTACCCAGCAGGACAGGATCCTGCTGCCCAGTACGTGCGGCCTGGCTTCCTCGGAGTGCCGCCGGCGGCGCCGATCGTGGTTGAGGAGGTcccggtcgtccctgactctggcCGTGCTGGGTGGTTTGGCGGTTTGTTTGGGAGGAAGCAGCAGGACAAGGTTGCTAGTGGTGATCGCAGGTGTGACGAGCTGGAGTTGGATTTGCCCAGCACCGCTGTTCCCTCCTTCGATTAA